Proteins encoded within one genomic window of Macrobrachium nipponense isolate FS-2020 chromosome 8, ASM1510439v2, whole genome shotgun sequence:
- the LOC135223065 gene encoding actin nucleation-promoting factor WASL-like produces the protein MPGHRRSSPSLLRLGRGSLLEAPAVEPPPPPPAALGGTAAIPGHRRSSPSPCFGWDGQPLLATAGRAPPPASAGMGSLPCPPPFETLPLLRQERAASPGHRRSSSSPCFSWDGQPLLATAGGAPPPASTGMGNLYWPPPVEPFPLLCGGGLPLLASASQALPPASCG, from the coding sequence ATGCCTGgccaccgccggtcgagcccctccctgcttcggctgggacggGGCAGCCTCCTCGAGGCCCCCGCGGTcgagccccctccccctcctccggcGGCCCTGGGCGGGACAGCAGCCATTCCTGgccaccgccggtcgagcccctccccctgcttcggctgggacgggcagcctctcctggccaccgccggtcgagcccctccccctgcttcggctgggatgggtAGCCTCCCCTGCCCACCGCCGTTCGAGACCCTCCCCCTGCTTCGGCAGgaacgggcagcctctcctggccaccgccggtCGAGCTCCTCCCCATGCTTCAGttgggacgggcagcctctccttgCCACTGCTGGTGGAGCCCCTCCCCCTGCTTCGACTGGGATGGGCAACCTCTActggcctccgccggtcgagcctTTCCCGTTGCTTTGCGGGGGCGGGCTACCTCTCCTGGCCTCTGCCAGTCaagcccttccccctgcttcgTGTGGATAG
- the LOC135223063 gene encoding sterile alpha motif domain-containing protein 1-like, whose protein sequence is MLAGNGCIAPTKVAATSTTVAAALSAAVHMQPPNDQQLTLPHSPHLPPSAIVTESGRCSQWQPNPVEAEGRVPTGGQWLPIPLKQEEGLHWQRPEATYPRQSRRNGSTDSCPSPPEQEEGLHRQLPVPAGAGGKAPPATACPCRSRRKGSTGSCPSLLEQEEGLHRQLPVPAGAGGKAPPATARPCRSRRKGSTSSCPSPLEQEEGLHRQLPVPAGAGGRAPPAAAHPRRSRRKGSTGSCPSPPEQEEGLHRQLPVPARAGGRAPPAARGCLSPLKQVEGLNLQRQEAAHPWLRPEAAHPRKNRRKGFTGGGQERLPIPAEVGGRARLVEGEAANSRRSRRKGSIVGSQGLDRQRPGEAAHPSRSRGRGSTGGGQERLPVPVEARRRGSTGGGQERLPVPAEAGGGARPEVARRGCPSPSKQVEGLNMQSRLPIPGRGQRLPSPQKTGETAPLA, encoded by the exons ATGCTGGCTGGTAATGGCTGCATTGCTCCCACCAAGGTGGCTGCAACTAGTACTACTGTTGCTGCTGCATTATCAGCAGCCGTGCACATGCAGCCACCCAATGACCAACAGCTGACGCTTCCTCactccccccacctccctccctccgcGATCGTTACTGAAAGTGGCC GGTGCAGCCAGTGGCAGCCCAACCCCGTCGAAGCAGAAGGAAGGGTTCCTACAGGAGGccagtggctgcccatccccctgaagcaggaggaagggctacACTGGCAGAGGCCAGAGGCTACCTATCCCCGCCAAAGCAGGAGGAATGGCTCCACCGACAGCTGCCCGTCCCCGCcggagcaggaggaagggctccaccGGCAGCTGCCCGTCCCTGCCGGAGCAGGAGGAAAGGCTCCACCCGCAACTGCCTGTCCctgccggagcaggaggaagggctccaccGGCAGCTGCCCGTCCCTGCtggagcaggaggaagggctccaccGGCAACTGCCTGTCCCTGCCGGAGCAGGAGGAAAGGCTCCACCGGCAACTGCCCGTCCctgccggagcaggaggaagggctccaccaGCAGCTGCCCGTCTCCGCtagagcaggaggaagggctccaccGGCAGCTGCCCGTCCctgccggagcaggaggaagggctccaccggcagctgcccatccccgccggagcaggaggaagggctccaccggcagctgcccatccccgccggagcaggaggaagggcttCACCGGCAGCTGCCTGTCCCCGCtagagcaggaggaagggctccaccGGCAGCCAGAGGCTGCCTATCCCCGTTGAAGCAGGTGGAAGGGCTCAATCTGCAGAGGCAAGAAGCTGCCCATCCCTGGCTGAggccagaggctgcccatccccgcaaAAACCGAAGGAAGGGTTTCACAGGTggaggccaggagaggctgcccatccccgctgaagtagggggaagggctcgactgGTGGAAGGAGAGGCTGCCAATTCCcgccgaagcaggaggaagggttCGATAGTTGGAAGCCAGGGGCTCGACCGGCagaggccaggagaggctgcccatcccagccgaagcagggggaggggctcgaccggcggtggccaggagaggtTGCCCGTCCCCGTCGAAGCAAGGAggaggggctcgaccggcggtggccaggagaggctgcctgTCCCAGCTGAAGCAGGGGGAGGGGCTCGACCGGAGGTGGCCAGGAGAGGTTGCCCGTCCCCGTCGAAGCAGGTGGAAGGGCTCAACATGCAGAGCAGACTGCCCATCCCTGGCAGAGGCCAGAGGCTCCCATCCCCGCAGAAAACAGGTGAAACTGCTCCACTAGCTTAG
- the LOC135223064 gene encoding uncharacterized protein LOC135223064, with protein MEARGSTGRGQKRLPIHTKQGEGLDWQRPGEVARPRKATGKARPAEASRGCPFLPKQGEGLERRWAGEAAHPAEAGEGARTGGGPGEEPAHPRSRAEEGLRPAVARKAAHPGPKGQGKGLRRRYPGDLARPRPRQEEGSTGSGPGEAAPPPKQGGGARPGGGQRGLARSHPEAGEGARPGGQERLPVPSRSRGKGLDRGGAKRAGPVRSPR; from the coding sequence ATGGAGGCCAGGGGCTCGACTGGCAGAGGCCAGAAGAGGCTGCCTATCCACAcgaagcagggggaagggcttGACTGGCAGAGGCCAGGAGAGGTTGCCCGCCCCCGCAAAGCAACGGGAAaggctcgaccggcggaggccagTAGAGGTTGCCCGTTCCTGCCAAAGCAGGGGGAGGGTCTCGAACGGCGGTGGGCAGGGGAGGCTGCCCATCCAGCCGAAGCAGGGGAAGGGGCTCGGACCGGCGGTGGGCCAGGGGAGGAGCCTGCCCATCCCAGGTCCCGAGCAGAGGAAGGGCTCCGACCGGCGGTGGCCAGGAAGGCTGCCCATCCAGGGCCGAAGGGGCAGGGGAAGGGGCTTCGCCGGCGGTATCCAGGTGATCTGGCCCGTCCCAGGCCGAGGCAGGAGGAGGGCTCGACCGGCAGTGGCCCAGGAGAGGCTGCCCCTCCGCCTAAGCAAGGGGGAGGCGCTCGACCGGGCGGTGGCCAGAGAGGCCTGGCCCGGTCCCATCCGGAAGCAGGGGAAGGGGCTCGACcgggtggccaggagaggctgcccgtcccatcCCGAAGCAGGGGGAAGGGGCTCGACCGGGGCGGTGCCAAGAGGGCTGGGCCCGTCCGCAGTCCAAGGTAG